The following are from one region of the Aspergillus luchuensis IFO 4308 DNA, chromosome 4, nearly complete sequence genome:
- a CDS encoding uncharacterized protein (COG:S;~EggNog:ENOG410PK6B;~InterPro:IPR002893;~PFAM:PF01753) produces the protein MSVQYCGPECQKSHWPQHKLACMSPLRQGAWQPACALESRLPSVVQGPLNQFIGPNTHLRGNSPAIDVLQLDSNEGRHYDHDLRLLFAAQETSRISLK, from the exons ATGTCTGTGCAGTACTGCGGTCCAGAATGCCAAAAGTCCCATTGGCCTCAACATAAATTAGCCTGCATGTCACCACTGAGGCAGGGAGCGTGGCAGCCGGCTTGTGCTCTAGAAAGTCGACTGCCTTCAGTTGTTCAAGGGCCCCTTAACCAATTTATTGGACCGAATACACACCTGCGGGGCAATTCTCCTGCGATTGACGTCCTTCAGCTTGACTCAAATGAAGGACGTCATTATGATCATGATCTCCGTCTCTTGTTTGCCG CTCAGGAGACCTCCAGAATTTCATTGAAATAA
- a CDS encoding uncharacterized protein (COG:L;~EggNog:ENOG410Q2Y9;~InterPro:IPR011598,IPR036638;~PFAM:PF00010;~go_function: GO:0046983 - protein dimerization activity [Evidence IEA]) has protein sequence MAYPRPDSFSLDDERMYSMSHPSPLTRPNDTFAKGPDPLSANWSYDNAIDLFSLNTMMPETFPLEMSNEMMNLDPKDFPADFFAPPPDISAFTISNHSGEDAASCGSLSSDLDSDDQSWSPTCRVSPIEPIHMELPKPAARTSKTSTRRKTTSQPKPREVTATRWSSSPEITPQDYPATSVSPPPAPSSPAANNTARKTTRSLSSDSNASTGQAQTTTGRNAAKRAAHNIIEKRYRTNMNAKFVALEKAMCGGVQKPTKGGSASLKKSEILTNAITFMQELQDENKALQKELAMLKQSMVPNGMWRHSKGSEAFHA, from the exons ATGGCATACCCTAGGCCCGATTCCTTCTCGTTAGACGACGAGCGGATGTACAGCATGAGCCATCCGAGCCCCCTCACTCGTCCCAATGATACCTTCGCCAAGGGACCCGATCCTCTGTCGGCTAACTGGAGCTACGACAATGCCATCGATCTGTtctccctcaacaccatGATGCCGGAGACTTTCCCCTTGGAGATGTCCAACGAGATGATGAACTTGGACCCCAAGGATTTTCCCGCCGACTTCTTCGCCCCACCCCCAGATATCAGTGCGTTCACCATCTCCAACCACTCGGGTGAAGATGCTGCCTCCTGCGGGTCTCTCTCATCG GACCTCGACAGTGATGATCAATCATGGTCTCCTACCTGCCGTGTCTCTCCCATTGAGCCTATCCACATGGAGCTGCCTAAGCCTGCTGCTCGTACTTCCAAGACATCTACTCGTCGCAAGACGACGTCTCAACCGAAGCCTCGCGAGGTTACCGCGACAAGGTGGTCATCCAGTCCGGAAATTACACCGCAGGACTACCCCGCCACCAGTGTCTCACCCCCgcccgccccctcctcccctgccgccaacaacaccgcccGCAAGACCACCCGCAGTCTCTCCAGTGACTCCAACGCCAGCACGGGTCAGGCCCAGACCACCACCGGCCGCAATGCGGCGAAGCGGGCGGCACACAACATCATCGAGAAGCGGTACCGCACGAACATGAACGCCAAGTTCGTCGCcctggagaaggcgatgTGCGGCGGAGTCCAGAAGCCCACCAAGGGCGGCTCGGCGTCGCTGAAGAAGTCGGAGATCCTGACCAATGCCATCACCTTTATGCAAGAATTGCAGGATGAGAACAAGGCGCTCCAGAAGGAGCTTGCCATGCTCAAACAAAGCATGGTCCCGAACGGGATGTGGCGACATAGCAAGGGGAGTGAGGCGTTTCACGCATAA
- a CDS encoding uncharacterized protein (COG:S;~EggNog:ENOG410PUZI;~InterPro:IPR011009,IPR002575;~PFAM:PF01636): MSPSSESNIFIYADFDLEAVCRRASTLRQGISCTCDPGQRPASGSFNWAIFILFEDGIQWVFRSPHPRTFMPLDVGVKLLASEAATLRYLKAHSDIPVPEVYDYCASSDNDIKVPFILMSQAPGWPLSKVWVSAGSPLPNLDPSKKAKIMTQLGGITWKLSQLRLDQIGSLYDDDGAFKIEECLWRCYMLRERFLLEGQRGPFTTDADFYESLVSKFLEQAECLRLSHHCFVAPVPSRDDYQSDKQYRQAVDLWNDFVTVGNKIDSADNRLDYIVAGDALRDIVRKFELPTPNPGTFPLCHADLSVNNIYVDDDYNITCIIDWAFTSSVPESMLLSPPSLPQYGDKISPVLHTAFIDGFQAAIPESTEESTVRRYHESLKQGSFHWNLSRLLGLDSIGDYNLFAAVWQSTYGPEKDIGEFFSQQRRSPHYLRLYDEVRKEDRPLWKVERDEEDYFRNKVFKHTIAKKLTLISEWKAKYTADSPRRTRQDMFVASPNLWKWILRFMENWKEMLDADAEVKKRIP, encoded by the exons ATGTCTCCGAGTTCGGAGTCAAACATCTTTATCTACGCTGACTTCGACCTTGAAGCAGTATGTCGTCGGGCGAGCACGCTACGACAGGGTATCTCCTGTACTTGTGATCCCGGTCAACGCCCTGCCTCAGGAAGCTTCAACTGGGCTATATTTATCCTTTTCGAAGATGGCATACAATGGGTTTTCAGATCGCCACACCCGAGGACATTTATGCCTCTTGATGTTGGGGTAAAGCTACTAGCAAGCGAAGCGGCTACACTCCGATACCTCAAAGCCCATAGCGATATACCGGTCCCGGAAGTATATGACTACTG TGCGTCGTCCGATAATGACATTAAAGTTCCGTTCATCCTTATGAGCCAAGCGCCTGGCTGGCCACTATCAAAAGTCTGGGTGTCAGCCGGCTCTCCCCTACCTAACCTAGATCCTTCCAAAAAGGCCAAGATCATGACCCAGCTAGGCGGTATCACCTGGAAGCTCTCGCAGTTACGACTTGATCAAATTGGCTCACTctatgatgacgatggagctTTCAAGATCGAGGAATGCCTCTGGCGCTGCTATATGCTACGTGAACGATTTCTGTTAGAGGGTCAGCGCGGCCCCTTCACTACCGACGCAGACTTTTACGAAAGCCTCGTTTCCAAATTTCTGGAACAAGCAGAGTGTCTGCGGTTATCACATCATTGTTTTGTGGCCCCAGTTCCTTCGAGAGATGACTACCAATCCGACAAGCAGTATAGGCAGGCTGTGGATCTGTGGAATGACTTTGTCACTGTCGGCAACAAAATCGACTCTGCGGATAACAGGCTGGATTACATCGTTGCAGGTGATGCTCTCCGCGACATTGTACGCAAATTTGAACTCCCAACTCCAAACCCGGGGACATTCCCGCTATGTCACGCTGATCTTAGTGTCAATAATATCTATGTCGACGATGACTACAATATTACTTGTATCATCGACTGGGCGTTCACATCATCTGTTCCTGAATCCATGCTGTTATCCCCACCTAGCTTGCCGCAATACGGCGACAAGATAAGCCCAGTATTACACACAGCCTTCATCGATGGCTTCCAGGCAGCTATTCCCGAATCTACTGAAGAGAGTACGGTGCGCAGGTACCACGAATCCCTCAAACAAGGCAGTTTTCACTGGAACTTGAGTCGACTCCTCGGTCTGGACTCTATCGGTGATTACAATCTCTTTGCTGCAGTTTGGCAATCTACCTATGGTCCCGAAAAGGATATAGGAGAGTTCTTCTCGCAACAACGTCGCTCACCTCACTACCTCCGGCTTTATGACGAGGTTCGTAAGGAAGATCGCCCACTTTGGAAAGTTGaaagagatgaggaggactaTTTTCGGAACAAGGTGTTTAAACACACCATAGCTAAGAAATTGACACTCATTTCCGAGTGGAAAGCAAAGTATACAGCTGACAGCCCGCGGAGGACTCGGCAAGATATGTTCGTTGCTTCTCCGAATTTGTGGAAGTGGATTCTGCGGTTCATGGAGAACTGGAAGGAGATGCTTGATGCCGATGCCGAGgtcaaaaaaagaattcCTTAG
- a CDS encoding putative amino acid permease family protein (COG:E;~EggNog:ENOG410PWKQ;~InterPro:IPR002293;~PFAM:PF00324,PF13520;~TransMembrane:12 (i40-59o71-93i127-150o170-188i200-222o248-272i284-310o330-354i389-407o413-436i448-472o484-503i);~go_component: GO:0016020 - membrane [Evidence IEA];~go_function: GO:0022857 - transmembrane transporter activity [Evidence IEA];~go_process: GO:0055085 - transmembrane transport [Evidence IEA]) has protein sequence MPMDLENNGPIKPIQSVDQSVQDAHDLAAMGHDQAMTRKFDIWSMLSLAFCVLGTYSTFAQDLDSGLTNGGSITILWGLVLVTACNLCVAVSLGELTSSMPTALGQAYWVFRLWDTPLGRFTSYMCAWINMFGWWTLTASQVAFMAEFLLGMKVMFDNSWGGASTGWLNFVVYICTVLVLTVINLVGCRKEKVLPWLNNFVGIWFTGLFVVLSLALLISVGVKKDLSFQPASFVFGAWMNETGWGNGVVWFTGLVQAAYGLTAFDAVIHMVEEIPAPRRNAPKVMWLSVLMGAITGFIFMMVCLFCIQDINEVINSPTGLPFMELMVETVGLEGGATLIALFIFNGLGQGISILTTASRLTWGFARDGGLPWSGYFMLVDPVWKVPARALWFQGFWIALVGILYLFANTVLDAILSVSTIALTISYGLPIAALLVVGRDKLPPGQFHLGRWGTLINWVSIIYCIITTVFFLFPGSPNPSPSDMNYAIAVFGVMLVVAVGFWFVQGNRTYLKTEDAIDQMIQAQRLEVNTATQAQDKKK, from the exons ATGCCGATGGACTTGGAAAACAACGGGCCGATCAAACCGATCCAGTCGGTCGACCAGAGCGTTCAAGATGCTCACGATCTTGCGGCCATGGGCCATGACCAGGCCATGACTCGAAAATTTGACATTTGGAGCATGTTGTCTCTCGCGTTTTGTGTCTTAG GCACCTACTCTACTTTCGCACAGGATTTGGATAGCGGCCTCACCAATGGCGGCTCCATAACCATTCTTTGGGGTCTCGTGCTGGTCACGGCCTGCAACCTGTGTGTCGCAGTTTCGCTTGGAGAGCTCACCAGTAGTATGCCGACCGCTCTGGGCCAGGCGTATTGGGTGTTTCGACTTTGGGACACCCCGTTGGGTCGATTCACCTCGTACATGTGCGCATGGATCAACATGTTCGGCTGGTGGACCTTGACCGCGTCCCAGGTTGCTTTCATGGCCGAGTTCCTCCTGGGCATGAAAGTCATGTTCGATAACTCGTGGGGCGGGGCCAGCACTGGGTGGCTAAATTTCGTCGTCTACATTTGCACAGTTCTGGTGTTAACTGTCATCAACCTAGTCGGCTGTAGGAAGGAAAAGGTCCTCCCATGGCTCAACAACTTTGTCGGCATATGGTTTACCGGCCTATTCGTCGTCTTGTCACTTGCGCTGCTCATCTCCGTCGGCGTGAAGAAAGATCTCTCCTTCCAACCAGCGTCTTTCGTCTTTGGAGCTTGGATGAACGAAACCGGTTGGGGAAACGGGGTCGTTTGGTTCACGGGCCTAGTGCAGGCCGCTTATGGTCTTACGGCTTTTGATGCCGTTATTCATATGGTCGAGGAGATTCCCGCCCCGCGTCGCAATGCCCCGAAAGTTATGTGGCTTTCCGTACTCATGGGGGCCATCACTGGTTTTATCTTCATGATGGTCTGCTTGTTTTGCATCCAGGACATCAACGAGGTCATCAACTCTCCAACCGGCCTGCCGTTCATGgagttgatggtggagacaGTAGGCCTGGAAGGTGGGGCCACACTCATCgctttatttatctttaatgGCCTGGGCCAGGGAATTAGTATCCTAACGACCGCTTCCCGACTAACTTGGGGCTTTGCACGAGATGGTGGCTTACCTTGGAGCGGATACTTCATGCTGGTCGATCCGGTATGGAAGGTTCCGGCACGAGCCCTCTGGTTCCAGGGCTTTTGGATTGCATTGGTCGgaattctttatcttttcGCTAACACGGTGCTCGATGCGATCCTGAGTGTTAGTACGATCGCATTGACCATCTCATATGGTCTTCCCATTGCTGCCCTTCTGGTAGTTGGGCGCGATAAGCTTCCACCCGGCCAGTTCCATCTGGGACGGTGGGGGACGCTGATCAATTGGGTCAGCATCATCTACTGCATTATCACGACAGTATTCTTCCTATTCCCCGGGTCCCCGAACCCGTCACCTAGCGATATGAATTATGCGATCGCCGTGTTTGGAGTGATGCTGGTGGTCGCCGTTGGATTCTGGTTCGTACAAGGAAACCGCACGTATTTGAAGACTGAGGATGCCATCGACCAGATGATTCAGGCACAGAGGCTTGAAGTCAACACGGCGACACAGGCGCAAGATAAGAAGAAATAG
- a CDS encoding uncharacterized protein (COG:S;~EggNog:ENOG410PKGE;~InterPro:IPR011009,IPR002575;~PFAM:PF01636): MMLRKPVPLLRGQRRPFHHPTFSYRTNFSQSCPFSWNAIHEPYDYTRARLMVNENHEMAIRRVKFNMSELGKRAAESVAFSHDQCVNVKGLPDGMFNKAFLFTMQDGTQVVGKVPNPNAGRPHYTTASEVATMDFVRNKLNTPVPKILAWSSNASENPVGAEYILMEKVGGIQLNKVWPRMNIKQRFELVKTIARYQKAWMSKSFIQYGSLYYSKDLQSNSGCILVNEDGSRFKDDRFAIGPSTGRGFLDDGRIDVDFDRGPWDKLYGYKLAIGFRELACVQEMPQLPRSILGLYGPGTYRRSRSKKIAAIRDYLRMVHFFLPTDDSISSACLWHPDLHVANIFVNPENLSEVVGIIDWQSTEVLPLFDHARQPYFLDYDGPPATGLDPPDFPRDFDQLNPDEKIKAERLYLNMSLATLYRKLTYGKNKRLFKAMEFQQTSSFDMMLFAQNLLIDGEALYRARAIELEEEWSCLPGVQASGNLPFPLQYTTGEVRSIHEDADKAIRSMELMRGVKESLGELWPEKGIVPLERYDEVRELLKHVKTDLINQLANSEEEKTGWDKAWPFDN, translated from the exons ATGATGCTACGCAAGCCTGTTCCGCTGTTACGCGGTCAAAGACGACCGTTCCACCATCCAACCTTTTCATACCGGACAAACTTCAGCCAGTCATGCCCCTTTAGTTGGAATGCGATCCATGAGCCGTATGACTACACAAGAGCTCGCTTAATGGTAAATGAAAATCACGAGATGGCCATACGCCGGGTGAAGTTCAATATGAGTGAGCTAGGAAAGCGTGCGGCTGAATCAGTCGCCTTTTCACACGATCAATGCGTTAATGTTAAGGGACTCCCGGATGGCATGTTCAATAAAgctttcctcttcaccatGCAGGATGGTACACAGGTTGTAGGTAAGGTGCCAAATCCGAATGCCGGGCGGCCACACTACACCACAGCTAGTGAAGTGGCAACGATGGATTTT GTAAGGAATAAGCTGAATACTCCGGTGCCGAAGATTTTGGCTTGGAGCTCAAATGCAAGCGAGAACCCAGTTGGTGCAGAATACATTCTTATGGAGAAGGTTGGAGGTATCCAGCTGAATAAAGTTTGGCCACGGATGAATATTAAGCAGAGATTTGAGCTCGTCAAGACAATAGCCAGGTATCAAAAAGCCTGGATGTCGAAGTCGTTCATCCAATATGGGAGTCTATATTATTCCAAAGACTTGCAAAGTAACAGTGGCTGCATCCTCGTGAATGAAGACGGGTCTCGGTTCAAAGACGACCGATTTGCTATCGGTCCATCAACAGGAAGAGGGTTCCTTGACGACGGTAGGATCGACGTGGACTTCGATCGGGGCCCCT GGGATAAGCTATACGGATACAAATTAGCAATTGGGTTCCGAGAACTCGCCTGTGTACAGGAAATGCCCCAATTACCCCGGTCAATCCTGGGTTTATACGGTCCCGGCACATACCGTCGCTCACGATCGAAGAAAATAGCTGCTATTCGGGACTATCTCCGCATGGTGCATTTCTTCCTCCCAACGGATGATTCAATATCGTCCGCATGCTTATGGCACCCTGATCTCCACGTTGCGAATATCTTTGTTAATCCCGAAAATCTATCTGAGGTTGTAGGCATCATTGACTGGCAGTCTACTGAGGTTTTACCTCTTTTTGACCATGCACGTCAGCCATATTTTCTTGACTATGATGGCCCTCCAGCAACTGGCCTCGATCCACCCGACTTCCCGCGCGACTTTGATCAACTCAATCCTGACGAAAAGATAAAGGCTGAAAGGCTTTACTTGAACATGTCTCTCGCGACTCTGTATAGAAAGCTCACTTATGGCAAGAATAAGAGATTGTTCAAAGCTATGGAGTTTCAGCAGACATCGAGCTTTGACATGATGCTATTCGCTCAGAATTTGCTCATAGATGGAGAAGCTTTGTATCGAGCCCGGGCTATTGAGCTTGAAGAGGAGTGGTCATGTCTCCCAGGCGTACAGGCTTCCGGAAATCTACCATTTCCTTTGCAATATACTACCGGCGAGGTCAGATCTATTCACGAAGATGCAGACAAGGCAATTCGAAGCATGGAGCTGATGCGGGGCGTGAAAGAGTCTCTGGGTGAACTGTGGCCAGAGAAAGGCATCGTGCCGCTTGAGCGGTATGATGAAGTTAGGGAGCTTCTCAAGCATGTTAAAACAGACTTGATTAACCAGCTCGCAAattccgaagaagagaaaactGGCTGGGACAAGGCATGGCCATTCGATAACTGA
- a CDS encoding SDR family oxidoreductase (COG:G,M;~EggNog:ENOG410PKT0;~InterPro:IPR036291,IPR016040;~PFAM:PF13460,PF05368) has translation MTKIGVFPAAGGLGTSILKHLVKLVPASELILIARKPDNLAELTRAGATVRRADYEDPATLERAFDGIDALMLISYASFEIQFRFEAHKNAIDAARRSGVKHIFYSSLAFAGDLEETSVAHVMGAHLRTEKYLAELSGHITYTAIREGLYSESYPIYTSWFDIHHPADEIAIPHSGDGPGVAWVKRDELGEATAKLIADYAKNPAGFPYLNRVLLLSGPREISLKETVEILGQAVGKPLRLREISVDEYVALPQHGSKHTYHGIDLTREWATAWDAIRRGETAVVSPLLREILGREPESFETTVKALARSK, from the exons ATGACCAAAATCGGGGTCtttcctgcagcaggagGACTGGGGACCAGCATCCTCAAACACCTCGTCAAGCTGGTGCCTGCATCGGAACTGATCCTGATCGCCCGCAAGCCAGATAATCTCGCAGAACTCACGCGGGCCGGAGCTACCGTCCGACGGGCCGACTATGAAGACCCCGCCACGCTAGAGCGCGCCTTCGATGGCATCGACGCCCTGATGTTGATCTCGTATGCCTCGTTCGAGATCCAGTTCCGCTTCGAG GCGCATAAGAACGCCATCGATGCTGCCCGCCGCAGCGGCGTCAAGCACATCTTCTATTCGTCTCTCGCCTTTGCAGGCGATCTAGAGGAGACTAGCGTTGCGCACGTGATGGGCGCCCATCTGCGGACCGAAAAGTATTTGGCCGAACTTTCCGGGCACATCACCTACACCGCTATCCGGGAGGGTCTGTACTCGGAGTCCTATCCGATCTACACCAGCTGGTTCGATATCCACCACCCCGCAGACGAGATCGCGATCCCTCACTCCGGCGACGGACCGGGCGTTGCGTGGGTGAAACGTGACGAGCTGGGCGAGGCCACGGCGAAGCTGATTGCAGACTATGCCAAGAATCCGGCGGGGTTCCCCTACCTGAACCGCGTGCTCTTGCTCTCCGGCCCCAGGGAGATCTCGCTGAAGGAGACTGTTGAAATTCTCGGCCAGGCCGTTGGCAAGCCCCTCCGCTTGCGGGAGATCTCTGTTGACGAGTATGTGGCTTTGCCGCAGCACGGATCAAAACACACCTATCACGGTATCGATTTGACAAGGGAATGGGCAACCGCGTGGGATGCGATCCGTCGTGGGGAGACGGCCGTGGTGTCGCCGCTCTTGAGGGAGATTTTGGGACGAGAACCTGAGAGTTTTGAGACGACGGTAAAAGCGTTGGCTAGGAGCAAGTAG